In Pseudomonadota bacterium, the following proteins share a genomic window:
- a CDS encoding D-aminoacylase has translation MAEHGVVIKGGWVIDGTGRNRYRADVAIDDDRIAAIGDLADAAAETVIDATDRIVAPGFIDVHTHDDRMLRDASDMTPKISQGVTTVVAGNCGISLAPFVATERPMEPLDLVGDFSAFRYPTFAAFVDDLTRQQPSTNAALLVGHGTLRVANMDDTQRPATDDEVEVMRSKVGEAMDSGAVGLSTGLEYPPARMSETPEIIRLAEVAGEKGGVYATHMRSYAADARSSMDEAMQIGREAKLPVIVSHFHCHTDDNPGICSEALSWYETAREHQDVVVDAYPYEASSTSILPEFVMKRTKALVTWSKPHPEMNGKYLHEIADEWDTDVIDAAKRLAPGGAIYFGRDEENVKRLMTHQGVIIGSDGIPMNPHPHPRLWGTFPRVLGHYARDLDLMTMEDAIHRMSGLSAERFGLTDRGSVAVGAYADLVAFNPATIADTATFMEPEQPAAGIDHVFVNGVSVWQAGRHTGAGPGRIVGQRQV, from the coding sequence ATGGCGGAGCACGGCGTTGTCATCAAAGGCGGCTGGGTCATCGATGGCACGGGCCGCAATCGCTACCGAGCCGACGTGGCGATCGACGACGACCGCATCGCGGCAATCGGTGACCTCGCCGACGCGGCGGCCGAAACCGTGATCGATGCGACGGACCGTATCGTCGCGCCCGGTTTCATCGACGTCCACACCCATGATGACCGCATGCTGCGCGATGCCAGCGACATGACACCCAAGATCAGCCAGGGCGTGACGACCGTGGTGGCCGGCAATTGCGGTATCAGCCTGGCGCCGTTCGTCGCGACCGAGCGGCCGATGGAGCCGCTCGATCTGGTCGGCGATTTCAGCGCGTTTCGCTATCCGACCTTCGCCGCGTTTGTCGACGATCTAACGCGCCAGCAACCATCGACCAACGCCGCGCTTCTGGTCGGCCACGGCACACTGCGCGTGGCGAACATGGACGACACACAACGCCCGGCGACCGACGACGAGGTAGAGGTGATGCGCTCCAAGGTCGGCGAGGCCATGGACTCCGGCGCGGTCGGTCTGTCCACCGGGCTTGAGTATCCGCCGGCCCGCATGAGTGAGACACCGGAGATCATTCGCCTCGCCGAAGTGGCCGGCGAGAAGGGCGGCGTTTACGCGACCCATATGCGCAGCTATGCGGCGGATGCGCGGAGCTCCATGGACGAGGCGATGCAGATCGGCCGCGAGGCCAAGCTCCCGGTGATCGTCTCCCATTTCCACTGCCACACCGACGACAATCCCGGCATCTGTTCCGAAGCGCTTTCCTGGTACGAGACCGCGCGCGAACACCAGGACGTCGTGGTCGATGCTTACCCTTATGAGGCCAGCAGCACGTCAATCCTGCCGGAGTTCGTGATGAAACGAACGAAGGCGCTGGTGACCTGGTCAAAGCCGCATCCTGAAATGAACGGCAAGTATCTGCACGAGATCGCGGACGAGTGGGACACCGACGTGATCGATGCGGCGAAGCGTCTGGCACCTGGCGGCGCGATCTATTTCGGGCGTGACGAGGAAAACGTCAAACGGCTGATGACCCATCAGGGCGTCATCATCGGCTCGGACGGTATTCCAATGAACCCCCATCCCCATCCGCGACTGTGGGGCACGTTCCCCCGCGTGCTCGGGCATTACGCCCGTGACCTCGACCTGATGACCATGGAAGACGCGATCCATCGCATGAGCGGGCTCTCCGCGGAACGGTTCGGCCTGACCGATCGCGGGTCTGTCGCCGTTGGTGCCTACGCAGACCTTGTCGCCTTTAATCCTGCGACGATCGCCGATACCGCGACGTTCATGGAACCCGAACAGCCGGCGGCAGGCATTGACCACGTGTTCGTCAACGGTGTCTCGGTCTGGCAGGCCGGCCGCCACACCGGCGCGGGACCAGGCCGGATCGTCGGCCAACGTCAAGTCTAG
- a CDS encoding peptide MFS transporter: MSDAKRKHPKGLYVLFLTEMWERFGFYTLAGLFVLYMTQDLKVSDAQAALLFGAFASILYVTPLIGGYLADRLMGFRSAIMLGALIMGAGYLSLAIGEASLIPVSLAVLIVGNGFFKPNTSALLGHLYDDDDPRLESGFTIFYLGINVGSFTAFLISGWIATQVGYNWAFGLAGIGKLIAFLTFVIGQRWLNDVGHAPHPEVLKERHFGIPVFGLIAIGSVAVAAIAAFFMIHDVVAGEVLAVVGVLAFAYFIYAGWREGRSVRRRIIALAILSAFSIVFWAVYMEVDSSFMLFVERSVDRTMFDLTIPPTAFQAFNPLFILSMGMPLAALWIWLGKRGSNPSIPLKFVMGLIFLGAAFFVLVLGIATSTDRVPWEWLILFFFLFTAGEMVLSPVGLAMVSDLAPRNLTGLAMGIWYLATAGGLYMSGVLADFAAVPKDTKSAATNDIYASGFSTYGWIGVASGLLLLVMVPWLKRLIGKNVKAF, translated from the coding sequence ATGAGCGACGCAAAGCGGAAGCACCCCAAAGGGCTTTACGTCTTGTTCCTGACCGAAATGTGGGAGCGTTTCGGTTTCTACACGCTTGCCGGTCTTTTTGTCCTTTACATGACCCAGGACCTCAAGGTCTCGGACGCCCAGGCAGCGCTTCTGTTCGGTGCGTTCGCATCGATTCTCTACGTCACGCCATTGATCGGCGGCTATCTTGCCGACCGGCTGATGGGTTTCCGAAGCGCCATCATGTTGGGCGCTTTGATTATGGGCGCTGGATACCTCTCGCTCGCCATCGGCGAGGCAAGTCTCATTCCCGTTTCACTCGCTGTACTTATTGTCGGCAACGGGTTCTTCAAACCGAACACCAGCGCTCTACTGGGTCATCTCTACGACGATGACGACCCACGTCTGGAAAGCGGCTTCACGATCTTTTACTTGGGCATCAATGTCGGCTCGTTCACAGCCTTCCTGATTTCCGGCTGGATAGCCACACAGGTCGGCTACAACTGGGCTTTTGGTCTGGCCGGCATCGGCAAGCTGATCGCCTTCCTGACTTTCGTTATCGGTCAGCGATGGCTTAACGATGTCGGCCATGCGCCGCATCCGGAGGTCCTCAAGGAACGGCATTTCGGCATTCCCGTGTTTGGCCTGATCGCGATCGGATCTGTCGCGGTGGCCGCCATCGCCGCGTTTTTCATGATCCACGATGTCGTCGCCGGCGAGGTGCTTGCCGTTGTCGGTGTCCTTGCCTTCGCCTACTTCATCTACGCAGGCTGGCGCGAAGGCCGAAGTGTCAGGCGTCGGATCATCGCCCTTGCGATCCTTTCAGCCTTTTCGATCGTGTTTTGGGCCGTCTACATGGAGGTCGACTCATCGTTCATGCTGTTTGTCGAACGCAGCGTCGACCGAACTATGTTCGACCTGACTATTCCGCCGACGGCCTTTCAGGCTTTCAACCCACTCTTCATCCTGTCGATGGGAATGCCGCTGGCGGCATTGTGGATCTGGCTTGGCAAGCGCGGCAGCAATCCGTCGATCCCACTGAAATTCGTCATGGGTCTGATCTTTCTCGGCGCCGCCTTTTTTGTCCTGGTGCTCGGGATCGCAACGTCGACGGACCGGGTGCCATGGGAGTGGCTGATCCTTTTCTTCTTCCTGTTTACGGCCGGCGAGATGGTGTTGTCGCCGGTCGGTCTTGCCATGGTGTCGGATCTCGCGCCTCGAAACCTGACCGGCCTCGCCATGGGCATCTGGTATCTCGCGACGGCGGGCGGATTGTATATGAGTGGCGTCTTGGCGGACTTCGCGGCCGTACCGAAAGACACAAAGTCGGCCGCAACCAACGATATCTACGCGAGCGGATTCAGCACCTATGGCTGGATCGGTGTGGCCAGCGGTTTGTTGCTGCTGGTGATGGTGCCATGGTTGAAACGACTGATCGGCAAGAACGTGAAAGCGTTCTAG
- a CDS encoding GNAT family N-acetyltransferase, producing MVRLRAGVPDDGTALLALHHASILSLGQGFYSAEELEDWASGLTPGGYGRAMKEEDFLVAEAVTDQALAGFTSFKDDEVVGFYVHPDWARCGLGSLLLERAEAAIAAGGHTTIRIEASLSGLPFYEARGYRNVRRRPYRTRGGLQVDIVELTKAL from the coding sequence GTGGTTCGCCTGCGCGCGGGTGTGCCCGATGACGGCACGGCGCTCCTCGCGCTGCACCACGCCTCAATCCTGTCCTTGGGTCAGGGTTTCTATTCGGCTGAGGAACTGGAGGACTGGGCATCCGGTCTGACGCCGGGAGGTTACGGCAGAGCGATGAAGGAAGAGGATTTTCTGGTTGCCGAAGCGGTCACTGACCAAGCGCTGGCCGGCTTCACCTCATTCAAGGACGATGAGGTTGTCGGGTTCTATGTGCATCCTGATTGGGCGCGCTGTGGCCTTGGCAGTCTGCTTCTGGAGCGCGCTGAAGCCGCCATTGCGGCCGGCGGCCACACGACCATTCGCATCGAAGCCAGTCTGAGTGGACTGCCGTTCTATGAAGCGCGCGGTTACCGCAACGTTCGTCGCAGGCCTTACAGAACACGCGGCGGGCTGCAGGTCGACATCGTTGAATTGACGAAGGCGCTCTAG